The genomic segment TCCCAAATGCAAATGTTCTGTTAAAACAACTCCATCTTCTTATTCCTTTACCACTACTGGGACACCCGGAGCTTTGTCTTTTTCGAAGATTACGTTTTTGAGAAGTACCCGGATTGTATTTTGCTCTCAAAATGATACCTTTGATGAATTCTCAAGTACCCAATTGCCTGAAAGCCTTGAAAATGATAGTAGAATTCGAGAGAATGAGGAGCTTGAACTGCTTAATAAGCCTAGTCCAGTACCTGTGAATAATGGGTTTGCGGCGGATGTTGAAAAACCCGATAAAGATGAGGCTTTGGAGCCTTTCTTGAAATTCTTTAGGCCTGGCGAATCTTTAGAAGTAGAAGAGGGAGGAGGTGAGTTAGGAGTTTCTGAGGAGAAAAGTAATGAATTCAAGAAGGTTGGTGTTGAATACTATGAGCCAAAACCTGGTGACTTAGTCGTTGGTGTTGTTGTTTCTGGTAATGAGAATAAGCTTGATGTTAATGTTGGGGCTGACATGTTGGGTACGATGTTGACAAAAGAGGTGCTGCCCTTGTATGATAAAGAGATGGAATATTTGTCGTGTGATTTGAAAACTAATGTTGAGGAGTTTATGGGTTATGGGAAGATGGGAATTGTTAAGGATGATGACGCAATGAGCGGGGGACCTGTGCCTGGAAGGCCAGTGGTTGAGACTGGAACCATGCTGTTTGCTGAGGTTCTTGGAAGGACACTTAGTGGTAGGCCGCTGCTCTCAACTAGACGACTCTTCAGGAGGATTGCTTGGCATCGAGTGAGGCAGGTTCTTTtctcacttttttcttttctttctagtAAATTTGGTGACTTTCGTGTTTATACTTTTGACTTGCTTGATGGTTTCCTAGTTGCTTGTGGGAACATATTCATccctttatttttaattgttgaaggggaattttaagatgataattataattcttacatatatttatatcagGATCTCTTGTcaattattctttttgttctttcaacTTGTTAACCTCACAAGATTAGCATTCAGATAATCTTAAGCTTTCCAATTGTTGAAATTAACTAATTCCTTTAACTAAATTTTGGACAGATAAAACAACTCGATGAACCTATAGAGGTCAAATTTACAGAGTGGAATACAGGTGGCCTGCTGACAAGAATTGAGGTTTGTGTCTCTAATTTCTGTTATATACATCTGAATGTGTATCAATGTGCAACACTTTTCAGTCATGGTCTTGCAGGGTTTGCGAGCTTTCCTTCCAAAAGCTGAGTTGATGAAGAGAGTGAACAACTTTTCTGAGTTGAAAGAATATGTAAGTTTCTTGTCATGGAAATTTCAGTTATTGACTTCTGTTTCTGTTTTGTGTAATGCCTCACCTTCATGCATTGAATGGCCTAACTCAGTCAAAAGGCATTTCTGAAGTGTAAAACCATCTATCGATGTACCTTGT from the Theobroma cacao cultivar B97-61/B2 chromosome 8, Criollo_cocoa_genome_V2, whole genome shotgun sequence genome contains:
- the LOC18592727 gene encoding 30S ribosomal protein S1 homolog A isoform X1; protein product: MQTLLQPCKSFPFLNSLTQYFSLNGAPKCKCSVKTTPSSYSFTTTGTPGALSFSKITFLRSTRIVFCSQNDTFDEFSSTQLPESLENDSRIRENEELELLNKPSPVPVNNGFAADVEKPDKDEALEPFLKFFRPGESLEVEEGGGELGVSEEKSNEFKKVGVEYYEPKPGDLVVGVVVSGNENKLDVNVGADMLGTMLTKEVLPLYDKEMEYLSCDLKTNVEEFMGYGKMGIVKDDDAMSGGPVPGRPVVETGTMLFAEVLGRTLSGRPLLSTRRLFRRIAWHRVRQIKQLDEPIEVKFTEWNTGGLLTRIEGLRAFLPKAELMKRVNNFSELKEYTFFGSFMLQVGCRMYVKITRINEANNDLILSEREAWEMLHLRDGTLLEGIVVKILPYGAQVRIGDSNRSGLLHISNMSKTRITSVAELLKEGEKIKVLVVKSLFPDKISLSTADLESEPGLFISNKERVFSEAEEMAKKYRQNLPAVSAPRNVEPLPTDALPFDNEESLYVNWKWFKFEREDESS
- the LOC18592727 gene encoding 30S ribosomal protein S1 homolog A isoform X2, which translates into the protein MQTLLQPCKSFPFLNSLTQYFSLNGAPKCKCSVKTTPSSYSFTTTGTPGALSFSKITFLRSTRIVFCSQNDTFDEFSSTQLPESLENDSRIRENEELELLNKPSPVPVNNGFAADVEKPDKDEALEPFLKFFRPGESLEVEEGGGELGVSEEKSNEFKKVGVEYYEPKPGDLVVGVVVSGNENKLDVNVGADMLGTMLTKEVLPLYDKEMEYLSCDLKTNVEEFMGYGKMGIVKDDDAMSGGPVPGRPVVETGTMLFAEVLGRTLSGRPLLSTRRLFRRIAWHRVRQIKQLDEPIEVKFTEWNTGGLLTRIEGLRAFLPKAELMKRVNNFSELKEYVGCRMYVKITRINEANNDLILSEREAWEMLHLRDGTLLEGIVVKILPYGAQVRIGDSNRSGLLHISNMSKTRITSVAELLKEGEKIKVLVVKSLFPDKISLSTADLESEPGLFISNKERVFSEAEEMAKKYRQNLPAVSAPRNVEPLPTDALPFDNEESLYVNWKWFKFEREDESS